The window CGACGGCGTCTGCTGTGTCGGTACCGACGACGGAGTACTCTACGCGCTCGATGCCGCCGACGGAACGGCTCGCTGGCGGTACGATACGGACGCTTCCACGCCGATCGAGGCCGTGGCCGTTGCAAGCGGACTCGTTTGTACGGTCGAGGCGAACAGTGTCGCCGTCCTCGGTGACGAGAATGCCTCGTGGGCCGATCGGATCGGCTTTTCGGGACTGTTTACGCGGTTCGGGACGGCAGAGTAACGGTCAGTGCGCTCGATTTCCGCTCACTTTCCCGTCGCAGTCTGTATCCTGGTTTCGAGTTATCGATCGAGAGTCGCCCTCCTGTCTGAGTCTCGGGAACGATCGAAGCCATACCGGGTGAGGAGCACGATCCAGACGGCGAACGCGAGCGCGGCGACGAACTCGGGTACGGCGAACCAGTGCCACGGATCGTCTGCGACGGCTCGAGTGAGGAGCCACGCGACCCATCCGACGGCGTGGGTCATCCCCAGCCAGACCGAAGCGATCGCCAGCCACCGATCGCCTTCGAGGATCTGGTCCGTTCCAACGAGCAGCTGGGCAAACGGTGCAACGCCGAAGACGGTGAGCGCGGCGACTCCGTGGAAATCCGTCTCGAGGTAGTAGTGCGTGTGCTCGAGAAAGAAGATTCCGACACCGATCATGCCGAGCAGCGAGACGCCGGTCAGGACGGCGCCGACACGTTCGGCCGTGTTACGTGACGTCCGCCAGAGCGCACGAACGAACGGGATTCCAATCAGTCCACCGACGACGAGACCGACGTTGAACAGCCAGAACGTCCGGGCGGCCGGTCGTCCCAAATCCGAGAGGGCTCGGGATCGCCAGGTGAACGTCTCCGGGCTGGCGAGGATCGTGGCGAGGACGATCGTTCCGATAACGATCACTGGGGCGATGAATCCACAGCGGACGGCCAGTCTGGTGGTGGCGTTGGAACTGGAATTTGAACTGGAATTTGAACTGGAACTGGAACTGGAAGTCATGGGACACCTCCAGTGAGACCGGGGGCGCCAGTTCCTCCGATGGCTCCGATGCCTTCGTTGACTCCGGTGGCACCAGCGACGAACGGTACCGCCCCTTCCGACGGTGCCGTCATCGACGCCGTCGAGTCGTCCTCGGCGAGCGACACTCGAACGTCACCGTCCCACGCCGTTCCCTCGACCGTCACTGACTCGAGGAACGTCCGATCACCCCCAACGAGGACGACCGTTCGCTCGTCGGCTCGCTCGAGCCCGAAGGCGTAGCTGTCGGTGAACCAGCGGTCTTCGGTCGAAGCGGTTCCGTCCGACGTCGCGTTCGACTCTGTCGTAATCGTTTCAATCGAGGTCGACCGGCTCTCGAGGTACCGTTCCGCGGTCGCTTCGAACCGGTCGGCGCTGGTGTCGTCCTCGAACCGCACCGCCCAGACGTAGCTGTCGACGCGGTCGTCGTCGGCACTCGCCCGTCGAACGCGATCGTACGCCCATCCCGCCGTGGCATCGGTCGCCGTCTCCGCCGATAACTCGGTGGCGAGCACACGTTCGAGGGCGAACACGCCCATCACGTCGTCCTCGAACGGGTCGAACGCCCATTCGGGATGGTCGTCGTCGACGGTTATGTCGACCGTCTCGAGCGTCGTCTCGCCGGTTGTTATCGCCGGTTCTCCCTCTCGGAGCTCCTGCATCGTCACCGGCGGCGTCTCGTACACCTGCCAGTGGTCGGCCGGCGAATCGGCGACTGCGTCGACGTACTGGGAACCGAAGTGATACGGCCCCCACTGCAGTTGCGTGCCAGCGCTCGCCTTCGGATAGTATCGCTCGAGAATCTCCCGTTCAGTCCCGACCGGGAGGTCGTAGCGGGTGGTGTACGCACTCGAGACGGAGACGGCAGCGCCTTCGATCAGGCTCGTCGTCGTCAGTGTGGCATCGGTCGTCCCCCGGTGGCTGGCTGGAATGGACGACTCGATCCGTTGGGGGGCCTGCTGTTGAAACTGGGCGATGTGGACGAGTTCGTGGACGAACACCTGCTCGAGTTCAGCCGGGGTCGCGTCGTCTTCGGGGAGGAGATACACGGCCTGCATCGAACTGGCGACGCCGCCAACCCGGAGTTCCGGCCCGATGTCGGCCGGGTCGGGGGCTGGGACGCCCATTACAGCGTAGAAACTCGAAGGGTCGCGGTCACTCGATCCGGGTGGATCCAGCGGTTCCTCGATGTACACAGCCGGCGGCTGCATCGTAACCCCAAGCATTGCCTGGACGCGTTCGAACGATCGGTCGGCGTCGAACGGCAGGTCGTCACGGATCTCGAGTTCCGACTCGGTGGATTCCTCGAGTGACGTCTCTGTCCCCGTTTCTGCCCCTGGATCAGCCATCGGAGCTGCACACCCCGCGAGTACCACCACGAGGAGGACGGCGAGTGTCGTGATACGGTACACACCCGGGGGAAACATACCTGTCACTGTTTGTAGCAATCGGATAAAGACTCCGACAACCGAACCGTTATCGGGTCAGTGTTCGTCGTGGATCGTATGTCCGGGATCGTCTTCTTCGGCACGGAATCACTCGAGAGCGTCGTGGAGTTCTACGTCGACCGTATCGGCGCCACGCGGTGGCTCGAGCAGCCCGATTGTACGATTTTACAGTACGACAACCTGCTGTTTGGCTTTTGCTCGCGAGAGCGTGCCGACACGGAGGGGACGATCACCGTCGTCTACGACAGCGCCGACGAGGTCGACACGGTGTACGATCGACTCGCCGACTGTGCGCTCGAGGAACCCGTCGAGAACGAGCAGTATCGGATCTACCAGTTTTTCGCGACGGATCCGGAGGGTCGAACGGTGGAGTTCCAGACGTTTCGACACGAGACTCCGGCAGTGTAATACGTCCAGGCGGCACTCGGGAACCGTCTCTGAGAACGAGTTGCACGGCTCGAACCTGGCTAGTCGAACAACGTTCACTCCTTGGTAGACCACCGTTGCTCAATCCCTGGTAGACCACCGTTGCTCAATCCCTGGTAGACCACTGTCGTCCACTCATCGGTGGAAGAGCCTCGATCAATCTGCTGGACTCGAGGCAGTGGTGATCGCGGTGATGGATTACTCGTGGGGTCGTAGCTCGAGGGATAACGGCTCAGATCGTGGACACCTCCAACGGATGGTGACCTCCGTTACAGTTCGACACCACTCGGAATCAAACTGTGGTGTCGCAGGAGGCTCCCTTCGTCGTCGTAAACGAGAAACGTGCGTTTGTCGTACTCGACGAACGGTTCCCCATCCAGCGTGATCGTCACCTGGTAGCGGCCCTCG of the Natronosalvus vescus genome contains:
- a CDS encoding VOC family protein; this translates as MSGIVFFGTESLESVVEFYVDRIGATRWLEQPDCTILQYDNLLFGFCSRERADTEGTITVVYDSADEVDTVYDRLADCALEEPVENEQYRIYQFFATDPEGRTVEFQTFRHETPAV
- a CDS encoding DUF998 domain-containing protein, giving the protein MIVIGTIVLATILASPETFTWRSRALSDLGRPAARTFWLFNVGLVVGGLIGIPFVRALWRTSRNTAERVGAVLTGVSLLGMIGVGIFFLEHTHYYLETDFHGVAALTVFGVAPFAQLLVGTDQILEGDRWLAIASVWLGMTHAVGWVAWLLTRAVADDPWHWFAVPEFVAALAFAVWIVLLTRYGFDRSRDSDRRATLDR